From the Streptomyces pluripotens genome, one window contains:
- a CDS encoding gamma-aminobutyraldehyde dehydrogenase — MDNPGTAIPEPFPAQDRFADGAQFIAGRLTKGTSGRRHAVVDPAQGEEVFTYELAGTDDVDAAVAAARSAFPGWAAATPGERSDALHRFAAVLADRAEDLARAESLQCGKPLKLTREFDVPGTIDNTAFFAGVARHLQGQSAGEYSGDHTSYVRREPIGVIGSIAPWNYPLQMAAWKILPAIAAGNTIVLKPAELTPLTSLLFAQAATDAGIPDGVINIVTGAGREAGEHLVGHPDVAMTSFTGSTAVGKRVAEIATATVKRLHLELGGKAPFVVFDDADLEAAVNGAVAGALINTGQDCTAATRAYVQRPLYEAFVERTAALMETVRLGSPCAPDTDLGPLISHVQRDRVAGFVDRARAYARVVTGGAAPGGDLEKGAYYRPTLVADAPQDSEIVQSEIFGPVLVVLPFDSDDEGIWLANDTPYGLAASAWSSNVYRANRATREIKAGCVWINDHIPIISEMPHGGYKASGFGKDMSAYSFEEYTQVKHVMFDNTAVARKDWHRTIFGDR, encoded by the coding sequence ATGGACAACCCGGGCACCGCCATCCCGGAACCGTTTCCCGCGCAGGACCGTTTCGCGGACGGCGCGCAGTTCATCGCGGGGCGGCTGACCAAGGGCACCTCGGGTCGCCGCCATGCCGTGGTCGACCCGGCCCAGGGCGAAGAGGTGTTCACCTACGAGCTGGCCGGCACCGACGATGTCGACGCGGCCGTCGCCGCCGCGCGCAGCGCCTTTCCCGGCTGGGCCGCCGCCACGCCGGGTGAGCGCTCGGACGCCCTGCACCGGTTCGCCGCCGTGCTCGCCGACCGTGCCGAGGACCTGGCCCGGGCCGAGTCCCTGCAGTGCGGCAAGCCGCTGAAGCTCACGCGAGAGTTCGACGTGCCGGGCACCATCGACAACACCGCGTTCTTCGCGGGCGTCGCCCGGCATCTGCAGGGGCAGTCCGCCGGTGAGTACTCCGGCGACCACACGTCGTACGTGCGCCGCGAGCCCATCGGTGTCATCGGGTCGATCGCTCCCTGGAACTATCCCCTCCAAATGGCCGCCTGGAAGATCCTCCCGGCGATCGCCGCGGGCAACACCATCGTGCTCAAGCCCGCCGAGCTGACTCCGCTGACCTCCCTGCTCTTCGCCCAGGCCGCCACCGACGCGGGCATCCCGGACGGAGTGATCAACATCGTCACCGGGGCCGGCAGGGAAGCCGGGGAGCACCTGGTCGGTCACCCGGACGTAGCCATGACCTCCTTCACCGGGTCCACCGCCGTCGGTAAGCGCGTGGCCGAGATCGCGACCGCCACCGTCAAGCGGCTGCACCTGGAGCTGGGCGGCAAGGCCCCCTTCGTCGTCTTCGACGACGCCGATCTGGAGGCCGCAGTCAACGGCGCGGTCGCCGGTGCCCTCATCAACACCGGGCAGGACTGCACGGCCGCCACGCGCGCCTACGTGCAGCGTCCGCTCTACGAGGCGTTCGTCGAGCGGACGGCCGCCCTGATGGAGACCGTACGACTGGGGAGCCCCTGCGCCCCGGACACCGACCTCGGGCCGCTCATCTCGCACGTCCAGCGGGACCGCGTCGCCGGCTTCGTGGACCGTGCCCGTGCCTACGCGCGCGTGGTGACCGGCGGTGCGGCGCCCGGCGGCGACCTTGAGAAGGGGGCCTACTACCGGCCCACCCTCGTCGCAGACGCCCCGCAGGACAGCGAGATCGTGCAGTCGGAGATCTTCGGCCCGGTGCTGGTCGTCCTGCCATTCGACAGCGATGACGAGGGCATCTGGCTGGCCAACGACACCCCGTACGGCCTCGCCGCCTCCGCCTGGAGCAGCAACGTCTACCGGGCGAACCGCGCCACTCGCGAGATCAAGGCGGGCTGCGTGTGGATCAACGACCACATCCCGATCATCAGCGAGATGCCGCACGGAGGCTACAAGGCCTCCGGCTTCGGCAAGGACATGTCGGCGTATTCCTTCGAGGAGTACACGCAGGTCAAACACGTAATGTTCGACAACACCGCGGTGGCCCGCAAGGACTGGCACCGCACCATCTTCGGGGACCGGTAG
- a CDS encoding Lrp/AsnC family transcriptional regulator, which produces MHSEVVASRSADQRDSSRESRNGTPQLDAVSLAIIQQLQEDGRRPYAAIGKAVGLSEAAVRQRVQKLLDQGVMQIVAVTDPLTVGFRRQAMVGINVEGDVESIADALTDMSEVEYVVMTAGSFDILAEIVCEDDDHLLDVINKRIRALPGVRSTESFVYLKLKKQTYMWGTR; this is translated from the coding sequence GTGCACAGTGAGGTCGTGGCCAGTCGAAGCGCAGACCAGAGGGACTCCTCCCGCGAGTCCAGGAACGGCACCCCCCAGTTGGACGCCGTCTCCCTCGCCATCATCCAGCAGCTCCAGGAGGACGGCCGGCGGCCGTACGCCGCGATCGGCAAGGCCGTCGGCCTCTCCGAGGCTGCCGTGCGCCAGCGCGTGCAGAAGCTGCTGGACCAGGGCGTGATGCAGATCGTCGCCGTCACGGACCCGCTCACCGTGGGCTTCCGCCGGCAGGCGATGGTCGGGATCAACGTCGAAGGCGATGTCGAATCGATCGCGGACGCGCTCACTGACATGTCGGAAGTCGAGTACGTGGTGATGACCGCGGGCTCGTTCGACATCCTCGCCGAGATCGTCTGCGAGGACGACGACCACCTGCTGGACGTCATCAACAAACGCATCCGGGCCCTGCCCGGAGTGCGCTCCACCGAGAGCTTCGTCTATCTCAAGCTCAAGAAGCAGACCTACATGTGGGGAACCCGATAA
- a CDS encoding glycerophosphodiester phosphodiesterase, with protein MQTVTAVAHRGAPYHFRENTIESLRSALDQGADAVEVDVRLTRDGVPVLLHDETLQRLWGHDRPLFSLSAEEVRGLTAGSVPTLAEALAATRDSRVMVDLCGRVDRRIADRVLDVVRHSGAGDRVYYSAGAEEMLAVRAADPAAEIALTWTTLAPPRPALLEALRPRWINYRFSLVDRDLVARVHRDGRLLSVWTPDTRRSLRRLLDLGVDSITTNRVDVLHTLRSR; from the coding sequence ATGCAGACCGTGACCGCCGTGGCTCACCGCGGCGCCCCCTACCACTTCCGCGAGAACACGATCGAATCACTGCGTTCCGCGCTCGACCAGGGCGCGGACGCCGTCGAAGTGGACGTACGGCTCACCCGTGACGGTGTCCCCGTACTGCTGCACGACGAGACCCTCCAGCGGCTGTGGGGGCACGACCGCCCCCTGTTCTCGCTGTCCGCCGAGGAGGTGCGCGGGCTCACGGCAGGCAGTGTGCCGACTCTGGCGGAGGCGCTGGCGGCGACCCGGGACAGCCGGGTGATGGTGGATCTGTGCGGGCGGGTCGACCGCCGGATCGCGGACCGGGTCCTGGACGTCGTCCGGCACAGCGGAGCCGGCGACCGGGTGTACTACAGCGCGGGAGCCGAGGAGATGCTCGCAGTGCGCGCCGCCGACCCGGCCGCCGAGATCGCCCTCACCTGGACGACCCTGGCCCCGCCTCGGCCCGCGCTGCTCGAAGCGCTCCGCCCCCGTTGGATCAACTACCGCTTCTCCCTGGTCGACCGGGACCTGGTGGCCCGCGTCCACCGGGACGGCCGGCTGCTGTCGGTGTGGACCCCGGACACTCGCCGCTCCCTGCGCCGCCTGCTGGACCTGGGCGTCGACTCGATCACGACCAACCGGGTCGACGTGCTGCACACTCTGCGCTCGCGGTAG
- a CDS encoding gamma-aminobutyraldehyde dehydrogenase: MSTELRRLRNYIDGEFRDAADGRTTEVVNPATGEAYATAPLSGQPDVDAAMAAAAAAFPAWRDTTPAERQKALLKIADAFEERAEELVAAEVENTGKPIGLTRSEEVPPMVDQIRFFAGAARMLEGRSAGEYMEGMTSIIRREPVGVCAQVAPWNYPMMMAVWKFAPAIAAGNTVVLKPSDTTPASTVLIADIIGSILPKGVFNVICGDRDTGRLMVEHPTPAMASITGSVRAGMSVAESASKDLKRVHLELGGKAPVVVFEDTDIAKAVEDISVAGFFNAGQDCTAATRVLVQESIHDEFVAALAKAAAETKTGQPDDEDVLFGPLNNPNQLKQVSGFIDRLPAHAKVEAGGQQVGDKGYFYAPTVVSGLKQDDEIIQKEVFGPVITVQSFTDEEQAVEWANGVEYALASSVWTKDHARAMRMSRKLDFGCVWINTHIPLVAEMPHGGFKKSGYGKDLSAYGFEDYTRIKHVMTSLDA, encoded by the coding sequence GTGAGCACCGAGCTGCGTCGTCTGCGTAACTACATCGACGGTGAGTTCCGGGACGCCGCCGACGGACGGACCACTGAGGTGGTCAACCCCGCGACGGGCGAGGCGTACGCGACCGCGCCGTTGTCCGGACAGCCGGACGTGGACGCCGCCATGGCGGCCGCCGCCGCGGCCTTCCCGGCCTGGCGCGACACCACCCCCGCCGAGCGCCAGAAGGCCCTGCTGAAGATCGCGGACGCGTTCGAGGAGCGCGCCGAGGAACTGGTCGCGGCCGAGGTGGAGAACACGGGCAAGCCGATCGGGCTCACCCGCTCCGAGGAGGTCCCGCCGATGGTCGACCAGATCCGCTTCTTCGCGGGCGCGGCGCGGATGCTGGAGGGCCGTTCGGCCGGCGAGTACATGGAGGGGATGACGTCGATCATCCGCCGTGAGCCGGTCGGCGTGTGCGCGCAGGTCGCCCCGTGGAACTACCCGATGATGATGGCGGTGTGGAAGTTCGCGCCGGCGATCGCGGCGGGCAACACGGTCGTGCTGAAGCCCTCGGACACCACCCCCGCCTCCACCGTCCTGATCGCCGACATCATCGGCTCGATCCTCCCCAAGGGCGTCTTCAACGTCATCTGCGGCGACCGCGACACCGGCCGCCTGATGGTCGAGCACCCGACCCCGGCGATGGCCTCCATCACCGGCTCTGTGCGTGCCGGCATGTCTGTTGCCGAGTCCGCCTCCAAGGACCTCAAGCGCGTCCACCTGGAGCTGGGCGGCAAGGCCCCGGTCGTCGTCTTCGAGGACACCGACATCGCCAAGGCCGTCGAGGACATCTCCGTGGCGGGCTTCTTCAACGCCGGCCAGGACTGCACGGCCGCCACCCGTGTGCTGGTGCAGGAGTCGATCCACGACGAGTTCGTCGCGGCGCTGGCCAAGGCCGCCGCCGAGACGAAGACCGGCCAGCCGGACGACGAGGACGTGCTCTTCGGCCCGCTCAACAACCCGAACCAGCTCAAGCAGGTATCCGGCTTCATCGACCGCCTCCCGGCACACGCCAAGGTGGAGGCCGGCGGCCAGCAGGTCGGCGACAAGGGCTACTTCTACGCCCCGACGGTCGTCTCCGGTCTGAAGCAGGACGACGAGATCATCCAGAAGGAGGTCTTCGGCCCCGTCATCACCGTCCAGTCCTTCACCGACGAGGAGCAGGCCGTCGAGTGGGCCAACGGTGTCGAGTACGCCCTCGCGTCCTCGGTGTGGACCAAGGACCACGCCCGCGCGATGCGCATGTCCAGGAAGCTCGACTTCGGCTGCGTGTGGATCAACACCCACATCCCGCTGGTCGCCGAGATGCCCCACGGCGGCTTCAAGAAGTCCGGCTATGGCAAGGACCTGTCGGCGTACGGGTTCGAGGACTACACGCGGATCAAGCACGTCATGACCTCGCTGGACGCATAG
- a CDS encoding ABC transporter substrate-binding protein, producing the protein MSHTPSRTSALSRRSLLAALGGTAALGALAGCGVPAAYIAPGDRSVTDESTADRKLTWANWPLYIDTDDDNPNKRPTLEAFEKHTGISVDYVEEINDNDEFFGKISPALMNHQPTGRDLIVISDWMCARFVRLGWVQEMDRAHQPNVAKYLDPLLRSPAFDPGRISTVPWQSGITGIAYNRKRLGREIHNVSDLWAKDLKGRVTLLSGLDEAFALLMQGNGVDITKWTADDFHLICEQVEREVRRGQIRRFTGNDYTKDLVSGDVLACQAYSGDVIQLQADNPDIRFVIPEEGAELWSDSLMIPDRARHKTNAERLIDYYYDPEVAAELATWVNYVCPVPAAREVLGAAKDKETAALADNPLIFPDSAMRRRLAIARDITSSERVGFAKRWNRIVGL; encoded by the coding sequence GTGTCCCACACTCCTTCGCGTACGTCCGCGCTGTCCCGCCGCTCCCTCCTGGCCGCGCTGGGTGGCACCGCCGCGCTCGGTGCCCTGGCCGGCTGCGGGGTGCCCGCCGCCTACATCGCGCCCGGCGACCGGTCCGTGACCGATGAGTCCACGGCCGACCGGAAACTGACCTGGGCGAACTGGCCGTTGTACATCGACACCGACGACGACAACCCCAATAAGAGGCCCACACTGGAGGCCTTCGAAAAGCACACGGGGATCTCCGTGGACTACGTCGAGGAGATCAACGACAACGACGAGTTCTTCGGCAAGATCTCACCCGCGCTGATGAACCATCAGCCGACCGGCCGCGACCTGATCGTCATCAGCGACTGGATGTGCGCCCGGTTCGTACGCCTTGGCTGGGTGCAGGAGATGGACCGTGCGCACCAGCCCAACGTGGCCAAGTACCTCGACCCGTTGCTCCGCTCGCCGGCCTTCGACCCGGGCCGCATATCCACCGTTCCGTGGCAGTCGGGCATCACCGGAATCGCGTACAACCGCAAGAGGCTCGGTCGCGAGATACACAACGTGTCGGACCTGTGGGCGAAGGACCTCAAGGGGCGGGTGACGCTCCTGTCGGGTCTGGACGAGGCTTTCGCGCTGCTGATGCAGGGCAACGGAGTGGACATCACCAAGTGGACCGCCGACGACTTCCACCTGATCTGCGAGCAGGTGGAGCGGGAGGTCCGTCGGGGCCAGATCCGCCGCTTCACCGGAAACGACTACACCAAGGACCTGGTCAGCGGGGACGTGCTGGCTTGCCAGGCGTACTCCGGGGACGTCATCCAACTCCAGGCGGACAACCCCGACATCCGGTTCGTCATCCCCGAGGAGGGAGCCGAGCTGTGGTCGGACTCCCTGATGATCCCCGACCGGGCCCGTCACAAGACCAACGCCGAGCGCTTGATCGACTACTACTACGACCCCGAGGTCGCCGCCGAACTCGCCACCTGGGTCAACTACGTCTGCCCCGTCCCCGCGGCCCGAGAGGTACTGGGCGCCGCCAAGGACAAGGAGACCGCGGCCCTGGCCGACAACCCCCTCATCTTCCCGGACTCCGCGATGCGCAGGCGTCTTGCCATCGCCCGGGACATCACCTCTTCGGAACGGGTGGGGTTCGCGAAGCGGTGGAACAGGATCGTGGGTCTCTGA
- a CDS encoding NADAR family protein — translation MGKIDGLEALTREVQAGARIRYLYFWGHRPRHDGRIGVSCLSQWWPSPFVVDGAAYVTAEHWMMACKARLFGDAEAEHRVLAARHPAEAKKAGRLVRDFDEAIWEQERFRIVTEGSIHKFAAHADLRTFLLGTRDRVLVEASPVDRVWGIGLAADDEAAADPERWRGANLLGFALMEARDQLAGAMA, via the coding sequence ATGGGAAAGATCGACGGGTTGGAAGCCCTGACCAGGGAGGTCCAGGCAGGCGCTCGCATCCGGTACCTCTATTTCTGGGGGCATCGGCCGCGACATGACGGACGGATCGGCGTGAGCTGTCTGAGCCAGTGGTGGCCGTCACCGTTCGTGGTGGACGGAGCCGCATACGTCACGGCCGAGCACTGGATGATGGCCTGCAAGGCGCGGCTGTTCGGTGACGCGGAGGCGGAGCACCGTGTGCTGGCCGCGAGGCATCCCGCCGAGGCCAAGAAGGCGGGGCGGCTGGTCCGGGATTTCGACGAGGCGATATGGGAGCAGGAGCGCTTCAGGATCGTGACCGAGGGCAGCATCCACAAGTTCGCCGCACACGCCGACCTGCGGACGTTCCTCCTGGGCACGCGTGACCGGGTCCTGGTGGAGGCGAGCCCCGTGGACCGCGTCTGGGGGATCGGTCTCGCCGCGGACGACGAGGCGGCGGCCGACCCCGAGCGATGGCGGGGTGCGAACCTGCTGGGTTTCGCGCTGATGGAGGCACGGGACCAGCTGGCGGGCGCGATGGCCTGA
- a CDS encoding polyamine ABC transporter substrate-binding protein has translation MEQYEPDRLTPAQVAAVRRSFRNGRAAMTRRSLLRASAGGALAVGGLGALTACGIPPAGKTQGGTSSEDHSAKEKVVNFSNWTEYIDVDDSGKHHPTLETFRKRTGITVKYTEDINDNNEFFGKIQPQLAAGQDTGRDIIVLTDWLAARLIRLGWVQKLDPSNLPHAYTNLSSQFRNPDWDPGRAYSYPWQGISTVIAYNKKALDGIEVKSVSDLLDNPKLKGRVGFLSEMRDSIGMTLLDMGKDPAKFTDDDFDAVIARLQKAVDKGQIRRFTGNDYTSDLTKGDFAACIAWAGDVVQLKADSPDVDFVIPDSGYMTSTDNMLIPNRARHKTNAERLIDFFYEPAQAAALAAYINYVSPVDGVKPYLAKIDKEAANNPLIVPDMAMQAKSHAFRSLSQKEETAYEEKFAKLTGA, from the coding sequence ATGGAGCAGTACGAGCCCGATCGCCTGACACCGGCCCAAGTGGCCGCCGTGCGGCGCAGTTTCCGAAATGGCCGGGCCGCCATGACCCGCAGGTCGCTGCTGCGGGCCTCCGCGGGCGGCGCGCTCGCGGTCGGCGGACTCGGGGCGCTGACCGCCTGCGGAATCCCCCCGGCGGGCAAGACCCAGGGCGGAACTTCGTCCGAGGACCACTCGGCCAAGGAGAAGGTGGTGAACTTCTCCAACTGGACCGAGTACATCGACGTCGACGACAGCGGCAAGCACCACCCGACGCTCGAGACCTTCCGCAAGCGGACCGGGATCACGGTCAAGTACACCGAGGACATCAACGACAACAACGAGTTCTTCGGCAAGATCCAGCCGCAGCTCGCCGCGGGCCAGGACACCGGCCGCGACATCATCGTCCTCACCGATTGGCTGGCCGCCCGCCTCATTCGCCTGGGATGGGTTCAGAAGCTGGATCCGTCCAACCTGCCGCATGCCTACACCAACCTCTCGTCCCAGTTCCGCAACCCCGACTGGGATCCGGGAAGGGCGTACTCCTACCCCTGGCAGGGCATCTCCACCGTGATCGCCTACAACAAGAAGGCGCTCGACGGCATCGAGGTGAAGTCGGTCTCCGACCTCCTCGACAACCCCAAGCTCAAGGGGCGCGTCGGCTTCCTGTCGGAGATGCGTGACTCCATCGGCATGACCCTGCTCGACATGGGCAAGGACCCGGCGAAGTTCACCGACGACGACTTCGACGCGGTGATCGCCCGCCTGCAGAAGGCGGTCGACAAGGGGCAGATCCGCCGATTCACCGGCAACGACTACACGTCCGACCTCACCAAGGGCGACTTCGCGGCCTGCATCGCCTGGGCGGGCGACGTGGTCCAGCTCAAGGCGGACAGCCCGGACGTCGACTTCGTCATCCCCGACAGCGGCTACATGACGTCGACGGACAACATGCTGATCCCGAACAGGGCGCGGCACAAGACGAACGCCGAGCGGCTGATCGACTTCTTCTACGAGCCCGCACAGGCCGCCGCGCTCGCCGCCTACATCAACTACGTGAGTCCGGTCGACGGTGTGAAGCCCTACCTTGCGAAGATCGACAAGGAGGCGGCGAACAACCCGCTGATCGTTCCCGACATGGCCATGCAGGCGAAGTCCCACGCCTTCCGCTCCCTGAGCCAGAAGGAAGAGACGGCCTACGAAGAGAAGTTCGCGAAGCTCACAGGGGCGTGA
- a CDS encoding DUF4190 domain-containing protein — protein sequence MQPAPSDGMGTASLALGILAAVGFLLWPVAVVLGILAVIFGAIGRGRARRGEATNPGVALAGIICGATGIVLAFGLFAFAVAAFA from the coding sequence ATGCAGCCGGCCCCGAGCGACGGCATGGGGACGGCCTCCCTGGCGCTGGGCATCCTCGCGGCGGTCGGCTTCCTGTTGTGGCCGGTGGCCGTGGTGCTGGGCATCCTGGCGGTCATCTTCGGGGCGATCGGCCGCGGGCGGGCCCGCCGGGGGGAGGCCACCAACCCTGGTGTGGCCCTGGCAGGCATCATCTGCGGAGCCACCGGGATCGTGCTGGCGTTCGGATTGTTCGCGTTCGCCGTTGCGGCGTTCGCCTGA
- a CDS encoding aspartate aminotransferase family protein: MSSKDLSRTAYDHLWMHFTRMSSYENSPVPTIVRGEGTYIYDDKGKRYLDGLAGLFVVQAGHGRTELAETAFKQAQELAFFPVWSYAHPKAVELAERLADHAPGDLNKVFFTTGGGEAVETAWKLAKQYFKLTGKPTKHKVISRAVAYHGTPQGALSITGLPGLKAPFEPLVPGAHKVPNTNIYRAPIFGDDPEAFGRWAADQIEQQILFEGPDTVAAVFLEPVQNAGGCFPPPPGYFQRVREICDQYDVLLVSDEVICAFGRLGTMFACDKFGYVPDMITCAKGMTSGYSPIGACIVSDRLAEPFYKGDNTFLHGYTFGGHPVSAAVGLANLDLFERENLNQHVLDNESAFLSTLQKLHDLPIVGDVRGNGFFYGIELVKDKNTKESFNEEETERVLYGFLSKALFDNGLYCRADDRGDPVVQLAPPLISNQETFDEIEQILRATLTEAWTKL; encoded by the coding sequence GTGAGCAGCAAGGACCTCAGCCGCACCGCGTACGACCACCTGTGGATGCACTTCACCCGCATGTCCTCGTACGAGAACTCCCCCGTCCCGACCATCGTCCGGGGTGAGGGCACCTACATCTACGACGACAAGGGAAAGCGCTACCTGGACGGTCTCGCGGGTCTGTTCGTGGTCCAGGCCGGTCACGGCCGCACGGAACTGGCCGAGACGGCGTTCAAGCAGGCCCAGGAGCTGGCCTTCTTCCCGGTGTGGTCCTACGCCCATCCCAAGGCCGTCGAGCTGGCCGAGCGGCTGGCCGACCACGCGCCGGGCGACCTGAACAAGGTCTTCTTCACCACCGGTGGCGGCGAGGCCGTCGAAACCGCATGGAAGCTCGCCAAGCAGTACTTCAAGCTGACCGGCAAGCCCACCAAGCACAAGGTCATCTCCCGGGCGGTCGCCTATCACGGCACCCCGCAGGGCGCCCTGTCCATCACCGGCCTGCCGGGGCTCAAGGCTCCCTTCGAGCCGCTCGTCCCGGGCGCGCACAAGGTCCCGAACACCAACATCTACCGCGCGCCGATCTTCGGTGACGACCCGGAGGCCTTCGGTCGCTGGGCCGCCGACCAGATAGAGCAGCAGATCCTCTTCGAGGGGCCGGACACCGTCGCCGCGGTCTTCCTGGAGCCCGTGCAGAACGCCGGCGGCTGCTTCCCACCCCCGCCCGGCTACTTCCAGCGCGTGCGCGAGATCTGCGACCAGTACGACGTGCTGCTCGTGTCGGACGAGGTCATCTGCGCCTTCGGCCGCCTGGGCACGATGTTCGCCTGCGACAAGTTCGGCTACGTCCCGGACATGATCACCTGCGCCAAGGGCATGACCTCGGGCTACTCCCCGATCGGCGCCTGCATCGTCTCCGACCGCCTCGCCGAGCCGTTCTACAAGGGCGACAACACCTTCCTGCACGGCTACACCTTCGGCGGCCACCCGGTGTCGGCGGCCGTGGGTCTGGCCAACCTGGACCTGTTCGAGCGCGAGAACCTCAACCAGCACGTCCTGGACAACGAGTCGGCCTTCCTGTCGACCCTGCAGAAGCTGCACGACCTGCCCATCGTCGGCGACGTCCGGGGCAACGGCTTCTTCTACGGCATCGAACTGGTGAAGGACAAGAACACCAAGGAGTCGTTCAACGAGGAGGAGACCGAGCGCGTCCTGTACGGCTTCCTCTCCAAGGCGCTGTTCGACAACGGCCTGTACTGCCGGGCCGACGACCGCGGCGACCCGGTCGTCCAGCTCGCCCCGCCGCTGATCTCCAACCAGGAGACCTTCGACGAGATCGAGCAGATCCTGCGCGCGACGCTGACCGAGGCGTGGACCAAGCTCTGA
- a CDS encoding ABC transporter ATP-binding protein, translating into MEAPPDNDVLWARSLYFRHPDGSPGLAGVSLGVREGEILAVGGPRGSGKTTLLRCLSGLVPVRRGEVWFNSAPVHTLGPIARERLRRDRFGWIDPEPVLVPELNVWENAALPLMLRGTSRRRAKAAALEWLERLDVGDRSRKRPHELQHAERQRVAIARALAPGPTVLFADEPTAPLHHADRTHVLRTLTTAARSHGITVVLATHDPGTAALADRTVTLLDGRRVHTVHLPDVPDPEGRAACSLSV; encoded by the coding sequence ATGGAGGCCCCGCCGGACAACGACGTGCTCTGGGCACGCTCCCTGTACTTTCGGCACCCCGACGGCTCGCCCGGACTCGCCGGGGTCTCGCTCGGCGTGCGGGAGGGCGAGATCCTCGCCGTCGGTGGCCCGCGCGGCAGCGGCAAGACGACCCTGTTGCGCTGTCTGTCCGGTCTGGTACCGGTGCGACGCGGTGAGGTCTGGTTCAACAGCGCGCCCGTGCACACCCTGGGGCCGATCGCCCGGGAACGGCTGCGCCGGGACCGCTTCGGCTGGATCGACCCCGAGCCGGTCCTGGTCCCCGAGCTGAACGTCTGGGAGAACGCGGCGCTGCCGCTGATGCTGCGCGGTACCAGCCGCCGCCGGGCCAAAGCGGCCGCACTGGAGTGGCTGGAGCGCCTGGACGTCGGCGACAGGTCCCGCAAACGTCCGCACGAGCTGCAGCACGCCGAACGTCAGCGCGTAGCCATCGCCCGTGCGCTCGCCCCCGGTCCCACGGTCCTGTTCGCCGACGAGCCGACGGCCCCGCTGCACCACGCCGACCGCACCCACGTCCTGCGGACGCTCACCACGGCCGCCCGGTCACACGGCATCACCGTGGTGCTCGCCACGCACGATCCCGGGACGGCCGCCCTCGCCGACCGGACGGTGACCCTGTTGGACGGCCGACGCGTGCATACCGTGCACCTGCCGGACGTCCCCGACCCGGAAGGCCGGGCCGCGTGCTCGCTCTCCGTCTGA